The Sphaerodactylus townsendi isolate TG3544 linkage group LG02, MPM_Stown_v2.3, whole genome shotgun sequence DNA segment CAACTTAggttttaagagggatattatcagaaatggaaaatctactattagcttccactgtaaacaatgggggatggggcaccccctttggggatcaataactttggattccctgacccaaacgtcaccaaatcgtaaagagactctcctgatgagaccagccaggtttggtgaagtttggtccagagggtccaaagttatggaccctcaaagggtagccccgtctactaatagctcccattgataacaatggggaatggagcacctcctttgggggttcataactttggaccccctgaaccaaagtttaccaaacttggctggtatcatcaggagtgtcttctgagggtaccctggaattttggtgccactagcataaaaactgcgccccctgctggccagcaaagtaaaaacacacaaaaatttttaatgacccgcatataagtcgaggggagctttttcagcattaaaaatgtgccgaaaaattcgacttatacatgagtatatacggtacttctcctctaattgactgcctgtcaaatacttaatactttcaaatacttaattttgtttctagaaatcaaaagaaggaggctttccttaaacaaggaactttaccatatttctaaaacatgtttttcaaacagcccgacagggagaattatcccgttttctaccttcgctaaccagccacattggaaacaacaggactttatggtttttggacctaatgggatttctaacggaaaagcggacccaattggtaacgccctctcggcacacacaaatcattagtaacccactctcgggaactggtgagaacctgctggatcccacctctgagtacgcCATAACCTTCCTCCCCAGTAGGGGCCTAAAGTGGTTTACACAATTCTCCTGTCCCTCGTTTTATCCTCATAAAGACTGTGTGAGGTAAGCAGGGGTAAGTGCATGTGATTGATCCACAGTCATTCACTAGGCTTACCTGACAGATCGGGGGTTCACACCTGTGTCTCTCAGACCCTACTCTGATAACCTGACCATTGCAGCATATGGGAGTTTGCAGTGTGGGTGATGTTGAACAGGAACAAGCGTCCAGTCCTGGGTGAATCATGCAAATCATGTCATATCATGCTACCCAGCCCTAGTTGATGCTGGTGCTAACTTAGGTTAGTTGACCCTGAAAGGTAAAACACCCCTGGAAGGGCCCCGTCCTCTCCCCCTGCCTGTGGCAGAAATCAAGGCTGGAAGGCTTGCAATGATGTGCGGATATTCGGCAACGACCACTGAGGACATTTGGTTCTTAATCCCCCTTTTTATTTCAggtatttctgcaaacctgggtcaTTTTGAAGGTTTCCGGAAACATCTGTCttatctgttcatggctccagctCCCAGATTTAAACttgtccatatttttttttgttctttaaggaaaaatattttaaagcatttcttTTCTCATTGTGTCTCTTTGTGCTTCCTACACAAACTCAAAAAAACTGTACCTGCTATTTGGTATTTCTGCCCTTTCACTCTTCTatgatttctgtttcttttttgcaGCTGCGGGAGTGAGGGAGATGGTAACAGAAAAGGAATCAGGAAAGTTTGTTGTGGGAAAAGACGAAGATCTGCCGATGGAAGCGAAATCTGGAGATCAAATGACGTCAAAGCGAGAGCGcagaaagggaagagaagcaaaagagaagcaaaagaagaaattgGCTGACTTTCAGAGCAGAAATCAACCTGAGATCTCAGCCCAAGAGGAAATGCAGCAGATAAACACAAGGCATAAGAGTGCATTAAAAGACTCAAGGTTCCACTGGAACACATAtaaatgcccagagtgtggaaagagcttctcttGCAGTGGCAGCCTAACTAAGCATCAAAGATTTCACAAGGGGGAGAAGCCACATAAATGCCAGCAGTGTGGAAAGGCCTTCTCTCGCAAAAGCAGTCTAACTAaacatcaaaaggttcacacaggggagaagccacataattgcctggagtgtggaaagtgcttctctcggaATAGACAACTAAGTGTACATCAGAGGGTTCACACTGggaagaagccatataaatgcctgcaGTGTGGAAAGGCCTTCTCTCGCAAAAGCAGCCTAACTAaacatcaaaaggttcacacaggggagaagccttataaatgcctggaatgtggaaagtgcttctctcataATGGCCAACTAACTGTACATCagagggttcacacaggggagaagccttacaaatgcctggagtgtgaaaAGACCTTCTCTTATAATTGTGACTTAAGAACACATCAATGGATTCACAAAggggagaaaccttataaatgcctggagtgtggaaagagcttctttGGCAAAAGCAGCCTAACTAAACATGAAAGGCTTCACAAAGGGCAGAAgtcatacaaatgcctggagtgtggaaagagctacACTCAGAATGGTCAACTAACTATACATCGGAGGTTTCACACTGGAGAGaggccatataaatgcctggagtgtgaaaAGAGCTTCTTTTGCAAAAGCAACCTAACTAAACATCAAAGGCATCACAAAGGGCAGGAGTCATACAAATGCCcgaagtgtggaaagagcttcactcAGAATGGTCAACTAACTATACATCAGAGGTTTCACACTGGAGAGAGGCCATATAAATGCctgcagtgtggaaagagcttctttTGCAAAAGCAGCCTAACTAAACATGAAAGGCTTCACAAAGGGCAGAAGTCATACAAATGCCcgaagtgtggaaagagcttcactcAGAATGGTCAACTAACTATACATCAGAGGTTTCACACTGGAGAAaggccatataaatgcctggagtgtggaaagagcttctttGGTAAAAGCAGCCTAACTAAACATCAAAGGCTCCACAAAGGGCAGAAGTCATATAAATGCccggagtgtggaaagagcttcactcAGAATGGTCAACTAACTATACATCAGAGGCTTCACACTGGAGAGaggccatataaatgcctggagtgtggaaagagcttctttGGTAAAAGCAGCCTAACTAAACATCAAAGGCTCCACAAAGGGCAGAAatcatacaaatgcctggagtgtggaaagagcttcactcAGAATGGTCAACTAACTATACATCGGAGAGTTCACACGGGGGAGAAGccttataaatgcctggagtgtggaaagagcttctttGGTAAAAGCAGCCTAACTAAACATGAAAGGCTTCACAAAGGGCAGAAgtcatacaaatgcctggagtgtggaaagagcttcactcAGAATGGTCAACTAACTATACATCGGAGAGTTCACACGGGGGAGAAGccttataaatgcctggagtgtgaaaAGAGCTTCTTTTGCAAAAGCAGCCTAACTAAACATGAAAGGattcacactggagagaagccatataagtgcctggagtgtggaaagagcttcactcAGAGTAGTCAACTAACTATACATCTgagggttcacacaggggagaagctttataaatgcctggaatgtggaaaaagcttctcTTGCAATCATTACCTAATATcacatcaaaggattcacactggtgagaagccatataaatgcatgAAGTGTGGAAATAGCTTCACTCACAATGGTCAACTAACTATACATAAAAGTGGTTGTCATGTCCCTAGAGACACCCTccctattttctttgtttaggtctcagttatacccttagatagAATGTGTTCAATTGTTTTTGCATTGCATTccttgggagggaactttagttagaccctgtccttttgttacccactgccagggtaACAGGAAGTGATTTCAGCGATTTAGTAGTTTCAGCTTGGCAGCAATGAACAGACACGGAGATGGGATTCTTCAAGAAAATATTCTTTTACTGGCACATCAAGGAATCTCTTGACAGGTCGCTTCTCTAGGCAAGTTGCCCTGAACGGAGCTTGTGCAGAAGTTTTATACAGTTacaaacaaaagggaaaaggggTGGGTACACAAAATACAATAGAGAAACTTTAACTTCCAATAAAAACACTTGAAAACGTATTACAATATCGTCAGTGCTTTTGTGAATGGGTCCTGTAAACTCTCGCTGTCACCGTGACCTTGTGAGAGTTTGCAACTGCGGGAAGAAACGAACAGTTGGGGGGGAATCTTCTCCTTGGACAGTGACCTCAGGAAGAAGGTGACTTCAGGGGCCTTCGCCTTCCGACTGGGTGATGCAAAGTCCAAAGTGAACAAAAGAGAGCAGGGTTGGGTGTCTGGTCTCTCCCTGGCCCAAGCCCCAAAAGATTCCCACTTTCTAGGGTAAGAATAACTTGTAAAGGGTTTGTTGCCTGAATCGGGACCCCTCTAATTTCTGAGGGAAGCTCTGCTTCCTGGGCATAATGCACCAAGCTGTCAAACGGAGCTGTGGGACATAATGGCATAACAGTCCTCCCCAAATGAGAAAGTCCTGCTCCGCTGGGCATGGAATGTCATTTGGTTGCGCTATCCGGAGCAGCTCCGCAAATCAGATCTGCTATGGCCATAAAGAAGCTATTCGAATGCAGTCTGTGTTGTCTGCTAACACCTTGCCCAGGAGCCTGGTCAAAAGCGGAAGGGAAGGCATAAAAGAAATGGCCCAACCAGGGAGTCAGAAATGCAGCCCCCAGAGATGGGGGCCAATGCTTGGTAGAGAGCAAAACTTCCGAGTCTTTGTTGACCCTTGGTGACAAAAACTCCAACAAGTAACCTAATGTAATCATTGCCAGCACCCAAGAAACTGAACAGATGTTCCCATTTGTGGGCAAACCTAGACAATCTGTCCAAGAACGTGAGGCCCCCCTGAGAGGGTCGCTCCAGCAGTCAGAACTTCTAAGTGGGTTGTTGTGCCTCCTCAGAGGaagactgccccccaccccgcctcggCTTCTGAGGGGTCTTTCGCTTTTGAAAGGAAGGGTGTTGATATTGCCTGTGAGCAGGATACTGATGCCCTTGGAAGAACTGCGGAGGCCTATAGAAGGGGATGGCAAGACCCTGCTGTGCTGGCTGAATCGTGGCTTCTGTGGAGCAGCTTGGGGCAGGATCCCAAGGACTTTGCCATCTGGCAATTCTTTTTAATAGTTACTAAGAACTCGTCAGGGTTAAAGGCAAATAAAGTGGTACCACCGAAGGGCCGGGCTCCTACTTTTGCTGTCATCTTGATGGGCAGAGCAGTGTTACGCAGCCACGCCTGGCTGTGAAGCGGTACTGCTGTAGCCGGAGACCAGGTGGCAGCTTCCGCAGCCCCCCTGACAGCGTTAATCTCCCGTTTGGATAAACGAATGGCATCAGACTGAGCCGACAGCACTGTGGAGTGAACCTCTTTGGCAGAGTGTCAATGTGGGCAGAAATCTTCTCCCACAAATGGAGTTGACAAGCCCCCATAATAGTCTGGTGGTTGGCAATCCTGAAACTATGGGCTGCTCATGAGTAGGCCGTTATGTCCAAGGTACCAACTCTCCGACTTTCTCTGTCAGGTATAAATTAGATAGAGGTGGCGCTAAAAGGCACCCTTGTCTAACACCCACACAATAGGAAAGGGGTTGTTAAATCATTCTCATTATTACATCATACTTGGGGTGAAAAATCATTATAATTAACCACAATAACCTTCTATCAATTGTGGTCTGTTTCAGTTTAGCCCACAGTTGGGTTTTCTAGGTATGGAGTCAAATGCACAGGAAAGATCTATAAAGGctgtgtccgggagcgggggtagcccccaccccctccccggactcccCCTCCCCGGACTCTCGCCCTTACCTCCGGCCGGCGGGGGCGTCGCCCGCCCGGCGGGATGCCAAGCCAACAGGGAAACCCCGTCGCGGGGCCGGCGAGGGGCGGGGGCGCGCCGAGGCCGGTCGCCGTGGCGACGGGGGACGGGGGCATTCCCCCGGGCGCTCGCCAGCTGGCGAGGCGGGCGGGAGCCTCGGCCGCAGTGAGCGACGCATCGGCGCGGCCGAgcagggccagctgagccctgttgggataagTGCGGGGGCGGGGTTCTTAACCTGCAGGCAAGCAACggaagggataaaagggggaggagaagacaCGACGGGGCTCAGACCAGACacggaggaggg contains these protein-coding regions:
- the LOC125427099 gene encoding zinc finger protein 665-like isoform X5, with amino-acid sequence MESCPGGPRLAPVPRREGGSGSCTRSPVSFEEVAVSFAEEEWALLDPGQRKLYRDVMEENYEAVGFLGNYVSQKALQAPERSILPILAVQGAVFPREEKICNMEFHKASLLSCFPRLEGEFGSCASAGKTPTVSFEEVAVFFTEEEWTLLDPGQRKLFWEVMEKNYETVSCLAAGVREMVTEKESGKFVVGKDEDLPMEAKSGDQMTSKRERRKGREAKEKQKKKLADFQSRNQPEISAQEEMQQINTRHKSALKDSRFHWNTYKCPECGKSFSCSGSLTKHQRFHKGEKPHKCQQCGKAFSRKSSLTKHQKVHTGEKPHNCLECGKCFSRNRQLSVHQRVHTGKKPYKCLQCGKAFSRKSSLTKHQKVHTGEKPYKCLECGKCFSHNGQLTVHQRVHTGEKPYKCLECEKTFSYNCDLRTHQWIHKGEKPYKCLECGKSFFGKSSLTKHERLHKGQKSYKCLECGKSYTQNGQLTIHRRFHTGERPYKCLECEKSFFCKSNLTKHQRHHKGQESYKCPKCGKSFTQNGQLTIHQRFHTGERPYKCLQCGKSFFCKSSLTKHERLHKGQKSYKCPKCGKSFTQNGQLTIHQRFHTGERPYKCLECGKSFFGKSSLTKHQRLHKGQKSYKCPECGKSFTQNGQLTIHQRLHTGERPYKCLECGKSFFGKSSLTKHQRLHKGQKSYKCLECGKSFTQNGQLTIHRRVHTGEKPYKCLECGKSFFGKSSLTKHERIHTGEKPYKCLECGKSFTQSSQLTIHLRVHTGEKLYKCLECGKSFSCNHYLISHQRIHTGEKPYKCMKCGNSFTHNGQLTIHKSGCHVPRDTLPIFFV
- the LOC125427099 gene encoding zinc finger protein 665-like isoform X4, giving the protein MESCPGGPRLAPVPRREGGSGSCTRSPVSFEEVAVSFAEEEWALLDPGQRKLYRDVMEENYEAVGFLGNYVSQKALQAPERSILPILAVQGAVFPREEKICNMEFHKASLLSCFPRLEGEFGSCASAGKTPTVSFEEVAVFFTEEEWTLLDPGQRKLFWEVMEKNYETVSCLAAGVREMVTEKESGKFVVGKDEDLPMEAKSGDQMTSKRERRKGREAKEKQKKKLADFQSRNQPEISAQEEMQQINTRHKSALKDSRFHWNTYKCPECGKSFSCSGSLTKHQRFHKGEKPHKCQQCGKAFSRKSSLTKHQKVHTGEKPHNCLECGKCFSRNRQLSVHQRVHTGKKPYKCLQCGKAFSRKSSLTKHQKVHTGEKPYKCLECGKCFSHNGQLTVHQRVHTGEKPYKCLECEKTFSYNCDLRTHQWIHKGEKPYKCLECGKSFFGKSSLTKHERLHKGQKSYKCLECGKSYTQNGQLTIHRRFHTGERPYKCLECEKSFFCKSNLTKHQRHHKGQESYKCPKCGKSFTQNGQLTIHQRFHTGERPYKCLQCGKSFFCKSSLTKHERLHKGQKSYKCPKCGKSFTQNGQLTIHQRFHTGERPYKCLECGKSFFGKSSLTKHQRLHKGQKSYKCPECGKSFTQNGQLTIHQRLHTGERPYKCLECGKSFFGKSSLTKHQRLHKGQKSYKCLECGKSFTQNGQLTIHRRVHTGEKPYKCLECGKSFFGKSSLTKHERLHKGQKSYKCLECGKSFTQNGQLTIHRRVHTGEKPYKCLECEKSFFCKSSLTKHQRIHTGEKPYKCMKCGNSFTHNGQLTIHKSGCHVPRDTLPIFFV
- the LOC125427099 gene encoding zinc finger protein 420-like isoform X1, with translation MESCPGGPRLAPVPRREGGSGSCTRSPVSFEEVAVSFAEEEWALLDPGQRKLYRDVMEENYEAVGFLGNYVSQKALQAPERSILPILAVQGAVFPREEKICNMEFHKASLLSCFPRLEGEFGSCASAGKTPTVSFEEVAVFFTEEEWTLLDPGQRKLFWEVMEKNYETVSCLAAGVREMVTEKESGKFVVGKDEDLPMEAKSGDQMTSKRERRKGREAKEKQKKKLADFQSRNQPEISAQEEMQQINTRHKSALKDSRFHWNTYKCPECGKSFSCSGSLTKHQRFHKGEKPHKCQQCGKAFSRKSSLTKHQKVHTGEKPHNCLECGKCFSRNRQLSVHQRVHTGKKPYKCLQCGKAFSRKSSLTKHQKVHTGEKPYKCLECGKCFSHNGQLTVHQRVHTGEKPYKCLECEKTFSYNCDLRTHQWIHKGEKPYKCLECGKSFFGKSSLTKHERLHKGQKSYKCLECGKSYTQNGQLTIHRRFHTGERPYKCLECEKSFFCKSNLTKHQRHHKGQESYKCPKCGKSFTQNGQLTIHQRFHTGERPYKCLQCGKSFFCKSSLTKHERLHKGQKSYKCPKCGKSFTQNGQLTIHQRFHTGERPYKCLECGKSFFGKSSLTKHQRLHKGQKSYKCPECGKSFTQNGQLTIHQRLHTGERPYKCLECGKSFFGKSSLTKHQRLHKGQKSYKCLECGKSFTQNGQLTIHRRVHTGEKPYKCLECGKSFFGKSSLTKHERLHKGQKSYKCLECGKSFTQNGQLTIHRRVHTGEKPYKCLECEKSFFCKSSLTKHERIHTGEKPYKCLECGKSFTQSSQLTIHLRVHTGEKLYKCLECGKSFSCNHYLISHQRIHTGEKPYKCMKCGNSFTHNGQLTIHKSGCHVPRDTLPIFFV
- the LOC125427099 gene encoding zinc finger protein 665-like isoform X8 → MESCPGGPRLAPVPRREGGSGSCTRSPVSFEEVAVSFAEEEWALLDPGQRKLYRDVMEENYEAVGFLGNYVSQKALQAPERSILPILAVQGAVFPREEKICNMEFHKASLLSCFPRLEGEFGSCASAGKTPTVSFEEVAVFFTEEEWTLLDPGQRKLFWEVMEKNYETVSCLAAGVREMVTEKESGKFVVGKDEDLPMEAKSGDQMTSKRERRKGREAKEKQKKKLADFQSRNQPEISAQEEMQQINTRHKSALKDSRFHWNTYKCPECGKSFSCSGSLTKHQRFHKGEKPHKCQQCGKAFSRKSSLTKHQKVHTGEKPHNCLECGKCFSRNRQLSVHQRVHTGKKPYKCLQCGKAFSRKSSLTKHQKVHTGEKPYKCLECEKSFFCKSNLTKHQRHHKGQESYKCPKCGKSFTQNGQLTIHQRFHTGERPYKCLQCGKSFFCKSSLTKHERLHKGQKSYKCPKCGKSFTQNGQLTIHQRFHTGERPYKCLECGKSFFGKSSLTKHQRLHKGQKSYKCPECGKSFTQNGQLTIHQRLHTGERPYKCLECGKSFFGKSSLTKHQRLHKGQKSYKCLECGKSFTQNGQLTIHRRVHTGEKPYKCLECGKSFFGKSSLTKHERLHKGQKSYKCLECGKSFTQNGQLTIHRRVHTGEKPYKCLECEKSFFCKSSLTKHERIHTGEKPYKCLECGKSFTQSSQLTIHLRVHTGEKLYKCLECGKSFSCNHYLISHQRIHTGEKPYKCMKCGNSFTHNGQLTIHKSGCHVPRDTLPIFFV
- the LOC125427099 gene encoding zinc finger protein 420-like isoform X3; amino-acid sequence: MESCPGGPRLAPVPRREGGSGSCTRSPVSFEEVAVSFAEEEWALLDPGQRKLYRDVMEENYEAVGFLGNYVSQKALQAPERSILPILAVQGAVFPREEKICNMEFHKASLLSCFPRLEGEFGSCASAGKTPTVSFEEVAVFFTEEEWTLLDPGQRKLFWEVMEKNYETVSCLAAGVREMVTEKESGKFVVGKDEDLPMEAKSGDQMTSKRERRKGREAKEKQKKKLADFQSRNQPEISAQEEMQQINTRHKSALKDSRFHWNTYKCPECGKSFSCSGSLTKHQRFHKGEKPHKCQQCGKAFSRKSSLTKHQKVHTGKKPYKCLQCGKAFSRKSSLTKHQKVHTGEKPYKCLECGKCFSHNGQLTVHQRVHTGEKPYKCLECEKTFSYNCDLRTHQWIHKGEKPYKCLECGKSFFGKSSLTKHERLHKGQKSYKCLECGKSYTQNGQLTIHRRFHTGERPYKCLECEKSFFCKSNLTKHQRHHKGQESYKCPKCGKSFTQNGQLTIHQRFHTGERPYKCLQCGKSFFCKSSLTKHERLHKGQKSYKCPKCGKSFTQNGQLTIHQRFHTGERPYKCLECGKSFFGKSSLTKHQRLHKGQKSYKCPECGKSFTQNGQLTIHQRLHTGERPYKCLECGKSFFGKSSLTKHQRLHKGQKSYKCLECGKSFTQNGQLTIHRRVHTGEKPYKCLECGKSFFGKSSLTKHERLHKGQKSYKCLECGKSFTQNGQLTIHRRVHTGEKPYKCLECEKSFFCKSSLTKHERIHTGEKPYKCLECGKSFTQSSQLTIHLRVHTGEKLYKCLECGKSFSCNHYLISHQRIHTGEKPYKCMKCGNSFTHNGQLTIHKSGCHVPRDTLPIFFV
- the LOC125427099 gene encoding zinc finger protein ZFP2-like isoform X7 translates to MESCPGGPRLAPVPRREGGSGSCTRSPVSFEEVAVSFAEEEWALLDPGQRKLYRDVMEENYEAVGFLGNYVSQKALQAPERSILPILAVQGAVFPREEKICNMEFHKASLLSCFPRLEGEFGSCASAGKTPTVSFEEVAVFFTEEEWTLLDPGQRKLFWEVMEKNYETVSCLAAGVREMVTEKESGKFVVGKDEDLPMEAKSGDQMTSKRERRKGREAKEKQKKKLADFQSRNQPEISAQEEMQQINTRHKSALKDSRFHWNTYKCPECGKSFSCSGSLTKHQRFHKGEKPHKCQQCGKAFSRKSSLTKHQKVHTGEKPHNCLECGKCFSRNRQLSVHQRVHTGKKPYKCLQCGKAFSRKSSLTKHQKVHTGEKPYKCLECGKCFSHNGQLTVHQRVHTGEKPYKCLECGKSFTQNGQLTIHQRFHTGERPYKCLQCGKSFFCKSSLTKHERLHKGQKSYKCPKCGKSFTQNGQLTIHQRFHTGERPYKCLECGKSFFGKSSLTKHQRLHKGQKSYKCPECGKSFTQNGQLTIHQRLHTGERPYKCLECGKSFFGKSSLTKHQRLHKGQKSYKCLECGKSFTQNGQLTIHRRVHTGEKPYKCLECGKSFFGKSSLTKHERLHKGQKSYKCLECGKSFTQNGQLTIHRRVHTGEKPYKCLECEKSFFCKSSLTKHERIHTGEKPYKCLECGKSFTQSSQLTIHLRVHTGEKLYKCLECGKSFSCNHYLISHQRIHTGEKPYKCMKCGNSFTHNGQLTIHKSGCHVPRDTLPIFFV
- the LOC125427099 gene encoding zinc finger protein 420-like isoform X2, translating into MESCPGGPRLAPVPRREGGSGSCTRSPVSFEEVAVSFAEEEWALLDPGQRKLYRDVMEENYEAVGFLGNYISQKAWQAPERSVLPIVAVQGAVFPREEKICNMEFHQVSLLSCFPQLEGEFGSCVSAGKTPTVSFEEVAVFFTEEEWTLLDPGQRKLFWEVMEKNYETVSCLAAGVREMVTEKESGKFVVGKDEDLPMEAKSGDQMTSKRERRKGREAKEKQKKKLADFQSRNQPEISAQEEMQQINTRHKSALKDSRFHWNTYKCPECGKSFSCSGSLTKHQRFHKGEKPHKCQQCGKAFSRKSSLTKHQKVHTGEKPHNCLECGKCFSRNRQLSVHQRVHTGKKPYKCLQCGKAFSRKSSLTKHQKVHTGEKPYKCLECGKCFSHNGQLTVHQRVHTGEKPYKCLECEKTFSYNCDLRTHQWIHKGEKPYKCLECGKSFFGKSSLTKHERLHKGQKSYKCLECGKSYTQNGQLTIHRRFHTGERPYKCLECEKSFFCKSNLTKHQRHHKGQESYKCPKCGKSFTQNGQLTIHQRFHTGERPYKCLQCGKSFFCKSSLTKHERLHKGQKSYKCPKCGKSFTQNGQLTIHQRFHTGERPYKCLECGKSFFGKSSLTKHQRLHKGQKSYKCPECGKSFTQNGQLTIHQRLHTGERPYKCLECGKSFFGKSSLTKHQRLHKGQKSYKCLECGKSFTQNGQLTIHRRVHTGEKPYKCLECGKSFFGKSSLTKHERLHKGQKSYKCLECGKSFTQNGQLTIHRRVHTGEKPYKCLECEKSFFCKSSLTKHERIHTGEKPYKCLECGKSFTQSSQLTIHLRVHTGEKLYKCLECGKSFSCNHYLISHQRIHTGEKPYKCMKCGNSFTHNGQLTIHKSGCHVPRDTLPIFFV
- the LOC125427099 gene encoding zinc finger protein ZFP2-like isoform X9; the encoded protein is MESCPGGPRLAPVPRREGGSGSCTRSPVSFEEVAVSFAEEEWALLDPGQRKLYRDVMEENYEAVGFLGNYVSQKALQAPERSILPILAVQGAVFPREEKICNMEFHKASLLSCFPRLEGEFGSCASAGKTPTVSFEEVAVFFTEEEWTLLDPGQRKLFWEVMEKNYETVSCLAAGVREMVTEKESGKFVVGKDEDLPMEAKSGDQMTSKRERRKGREAKEKQKKKLADFQSRNQPEISAQEEMQQINTRHKSALKDSRFHWNTYKCPECGKSFSCSGSLTKHQRFHKGEKPHKCQQCGKAFSRKSSLTKHQKVHTGEKPHNCLECGKCFSRNRQLSVHQRVHTGKKPYKCLQCGKAFSRKSSLTKHQKVHTGEKPYKCLQCGKSFFCKSSLTKHERLHKGQKSYKCPKCGKSFTQNGQLTIHQRFHTGERPYKCLECGKSFFGKSSLTKHQRLHKGQKSYKCPECGKSFTQNGQLTIHQRLHTGERPYKCLECGKSFFGKSSLTKHQRLHKGQKSYKCLECGKSFTQNGQLTIHRRVHTGEKPYKCLECGKSFFGKSSLTKHERLHKGQKSYKCLECGKSFTQNGQLTIHRRVHTGEKPYKCLECEKSFFCKSSLTKHERIHTGEKPYKCLECGKSFTQSSQLTIHLRVHTGEKLYKCLECGKSFSCNHYLISHQRIHTGEKPYKCMKCGNSFTHNGQLTIHKSGCHVPRDTLPIFFV
- the LOC125427099 gene encoding zinc finger protein 665-like isoform X6 encodes the protein MESCPGGPRLAPVPRREGGSGSCTRSPVSFEEVAVSFAEEEWALLDPGQRKLYRDVMEENYEAVGFLGNYVSQKALQAPERSILPILAVQGAVFPREEKICNMEFHKASLLSCFPRLEGEFGSCASAGKTPTVSFEEVAVFFTEEEWTLLDPGQRKLFWEVMEKNYETVSCLAAGVREMVTEKESGKFVVGKDEDLPMEAKSGDQMTSKRERRKGREAKEKQKKKLADFQSRNQPEISAQEEMQQINTRHKSALKDSRFHWNTYKCPECGKSFSCSGSLTKHQRFHKGEKPHKCQQCGKAFSRKSSLTKHQKVHTGEKPHNCLECGKCFSRNRQLSVHQRVHTGKKPYKCLQCGKAFSRKSSLTKHQKVHTGEKPYKCLECGKCFSHNGQLTVHQRVHTGEKPYKCLECEKTFSYNCDLRTHQWIHKGEKPYKCLECGKSFFGKSSLTKHERFHTGERPYKCLQCGKSFFCKSSLTKHERLHKGQKSYKCPKCGKSFTQNGQLTIHQRFHTGERPYKCLECGKSFFGKSSLTKHQRLHKGQKSYKCPECGKSFTQNGQLTIHQRLHTGERPYKCLECGKSFFGKSSLTKHQRLHKGQKSYKCLECGKSFTQNGQLTIHRRVHTGEKPYKCLECGKSFFGKSSLTKHERLHKGQKSYKCLECGKSFTQNGQLTIHRRVHTGEKPYKCLECEKSFFCKSSLTKHERIHTGEKPYKCLECGKSFTQSSQLTIHLRVHTGEKLYKCLECGKSFSCNHYLISHQRIHTGEKPYKCMKCGNSFTHNGQLTIHKSGCHVPRDTLPIFFV